In the genome of Thermococcus sp. 21S7, the window GAGGAAGGCTCGGTTGGCGCCGGCACCGGAATGAGCGCCTTCGAGTTCAAGGGCGGCATAGGCTCATCGTCGAGGGTCGTTGAAATCGGCGGCGAGGAGTATACGGTTGCTTCCCTCGTCTTAGCGAACTTCGGCAGGAGGGAGGACCTGACGATAGCAGGGGTCCCCGTTGGCCTTGAGCTGAAGGACTACCCGGGCAGGGGAACCTCCGGAAGGGGGAGCATCTCGATGGTGGTTGCCACGAACGCTCCCCTGACAGCGAGGCAGCTGAGAAGGCTGGGGAAGAGGGCGGTTGTCGGGCTCGCGAGAACCGGGGGCTACGCCTACCACGGGAGCGGCGACGTGGTTCTGGCCTTCTCCACAGCCCAGACCGTTCCGCTGGATAAGGAGGCCCATCTGCTCAGCTTCCTGCCCGACAACGCTCTGAGCCGGCTCTTCAGAGCAGCCGCCGAAGCCACTGAGGAGGCTGTAATCAACGCGCTCCTGCAGGCCAGAACCGTCGAGGGAAACGGACACGTGAGGTACGCACTGCCCCCTGAGCGGGTTTTGGGGATACTCAAAAATTATGGGATGGGTGGGCGGGCCCTCATATCTCCTCAATCTGCGGGATGACCTCTTGGGGGCCGCCCTTCAGAACAACCTTTCCGGCGGCTATGACCACTACCTCATCGGCAAAGCCGATAAGGGGACGCCATATATGGGATACTGCCACGATGTTCAACCCCTCATTCGCGAGCTTTCCGAGCGTCTCCGAGACCTCCTTTATTCCTTTGAAGTCGAGGTTTGCAAGGGGCTCGTCCAAAAGGACTAACTCGGGTTTTCCGATGAAGGCTTGAGCCAAAGAAAGCCGCTTCAGCATACCCGCGGAGTACTCGCCAATCCGCCTGTCAAGAAAACCCGTAACCGAGAACATTTCAGCACTCTCCAGAACGTCGCTCTCATCGGCTCCCTTGAACCTTGCAATGTACTCAAGCCACTCCCGCCCGGCCCTGTGCTTTGGGAGTGACGGCGGGTCAAAGGAGACGCCGAGCCTGGACTTGACCCTTTCGTTGCTCCACGGAGCCTCGCCGAGAACCTCAATCCTTCCCGAGCTTGGCCTGTAGAGGCCCGCGCACAGGTTCAGGAAAGTGCTCTTGCCCCCGCCATTCGGGCCGAGGATAAGGGTGAATCCCTTCCCAATCTCTACACTGACCGAGTCAAGGGCCACGAGCTTTCCAAAACGCTTGCTCAGGTTTTCTGCAGTGATCATCTTCTCACCTCCCTAAAAAGCAGTAATGCGAGCAGTATCGCCGAAGTTCCGCCGATAAAGTATTTTATCTCCAAAATCCGCTTTGATGGGTACTTTGAAGTCATCCTGTACGCTAAGGTGACCGGGGCATAGTAACTCGTTACCTGAGCGAAATAATAACCGGCGTGCTCAATTTTTAAGTACCCGTTGAGCTGACCCTTTGGAGTCTCGTTGATGAGGAACCTGTTATCCTCTGGGTCGTAGAATGAAACGCTGTAATTCGCGCCCTTTCCGGCGTTGGTCGTCACGCGAAGGACACCTGCTGAGGGAAGCACAAAACCTCTCTCCTGGCTTACAATGCCGGAGGTCGATGTCCTGAGGGCCTTTTCCTGGAGCGGAAATGAAAGGAGGGTGAAGAGCAGCAGGGCTAGGAGGAACGCTTTTATGAGCCTCACGAGACATCCCTCCATTCGCTCAGAACGAGCGTGAGTGATAGAACGACCAGCGGGAGCAGCAGGCCGGCGTAGAACGTCGTGTTGAAGAAAACGCTCAGCTTCTCTCCGGGATCCCAGAACACGGCGTGCGCCTTTACGAGTCCGTCGTTCAAAATCCTCGGGGGCAGGAATTCCCAGTCAAGAATCTCCGGGATGTACATTACTGTAATCCCTCCCAGGATCGATGCGAACGTGCCGGGGCTCAGGAGAGCTATTAGGGACGACAGGGCCGACACGTACAGGGATGCTTCAAGCCAGTACATGAGGTGTATGAGCAGGTAACGCTGACCGAGCATTCCCTCCTTAATCATGCCGGGGCTGTCTCCGTAGGCGTAGATGTAGGCAACAAAAGCCGCACTGAAGGCTGAGAGGAAGAGGACGGTGAAGACCGTAATGAACTTCGCTAGGATAACCTCGTAGTTCCTGACGGGAAGGGAGTAGACGCTCTTTGCAACCCGCGTGTCTCTGTCGTAGCGGATGGTAAGGGATGCAAGGAGAACGCCGGTAATGGCGAAGATTGCGGAGGACTTATCGGAGAGTCCAGGGAAAAGTATGGCCGTCCCCGCGGCCGCCTGCTCCCTGGCCATCTCCAGGCCCATGGGCATCACGTTCGCGTTAATGCTGAAGAGAGTGGTGTAGAACGTCACCGCGAGCAGGATGAAGCTGA includes:
- a CDS encoding P1 family peptidase; amino-acid sequence: MKAPELGIRIGLHPHGKRNSIADLGVKVGHSTIIDGDDIRTGVTVLLPPVKNPYRERLFASTFVMNGFSKPIGFVQVDELGYIETPIALTNTLSVYTVANAMVKHMIELNPELRSVSPLVMECNDSYLNNIRKLAVGEGHYFEALKNAKLDFEEGSVGAGTGMSAFEFKGGIGSSSRVVEIGGEEYTVASLVLANFGRREDLTIAGVPVGLELKDYPGRGTSGRGSISMVVATNAPLTARQLRRLGKRAVVGLARTGGYAYHGSGDVVLAFSTAQTVPLDKEAHLLSFLPDNALSRLFRAAAEATEEAVINALLQARTVEGNGHVRYALPPERVLGILKNYGMGGRALISPQSAG
- a CDS encoding ABC transporter ATP-binding protein, which translates into the protein MITAENLSKRFGKLVALDSVSVEIGKGFTLILGPNGGGKSTFLNLCAGLYRPSSGRIEVLGEAPWSNERVKSRLGVSFDPPSLPKHRAGREWLEYIARFKGADESDVLESAEMFSVTGFLDRRIGEYSAGMLKRLSLAQAFIGKPELVLLDEPLANLDFKGIKEVSETLGKLANEGLNIVAVSHIWRPLIGFADEVVVIAAGKVVLKGGPQEVIPQIEEI
- a CDS encoding ABC-2 transporter permease, whose protein sequence is MGRVKEQLKWELEDPYVALIFVFSFILLAVTFYTTLFSINANVMPMGLEMAREQAAAGTAILFPGLSDKSSAIFAITGVLLASLTIRYDRDTRVAKSVYSLPVRNYEVILAKFITVFTVLFLSAFSAAFVAYIYAYGDSPGMIKEGMLGQRYLLIHLMYWLEASLYVSALSSLIALLSPGTFASILGGITVMYIPEILDWEFLPPRILNDGLVKAHAVFWDPGEKLSVFFNTTFYAGLLLPLVVLSLTLVLSEWRDVS